From the Cryptosporidium parvum Iowa II chromosome 2, whole genome shotgun sequence genome, one window contains:
- a CDS encoding hypothetical protein (shares a domain with plasmodium PFI0160w, possible Ser/Thr protein kinase), whose product MQANQMVELKALQSLREIYDESQVIKVNLKIPKYVCLVSKLDGYKNPYFFDDELECWEGRDCTISGRFKFSASEGIQLIKESICLHPKTESIMIFITKNPGDFANEENNMGIKLLKRQYKMLKSSICFFEKQEINKYYEYPLSPTNRNINNSLNLQTSWKTLKIFWFEECNLIGKEGTFLALGVEMPFRRSLSSLMIPGNYFDFNALADTKLNYIIGLINLVIKYISVIRNVFCNTFYLPVFLSTDSILLDIERSIEESILNITEITITDIGEKSNLDIIEYSTFGNPDCLYPILNICKNNRYLSPEIAISYFIECFLRKNRENSPMKIEKIQNIYDCFDPNILKSAVNERILNKWQPLIFSGDIIFQDKNNNVYNALNNQDKITDLIIQKKVNLIVKIGMPSIVFSLGLLISNIFGGKDLFVSCDNDILHSVDCLCEWNSCGDFVPFIGRVKEGNVMNSLSGRRNQSVEDIMPELNPKSGSHPHTLQLNNKIQKLLWGCLNFTPCQRLTLAQVEHELRRINDDLAFIYQQRINKFDTKSTRSVRWINKLKANLKKNDKSRSSENNININV is encoded by the coding sequence atGCAAGCAAATCAGATGGTAGAGCTGAAAGCATTGCAATCTCTAAGAGAAATTTATGATGAGAGCCAAGTAATTaaagtaaatttaaaaattccaAAGTATGTCTGCCTGGTGTCAAAATTGGATGGGTACAAAAatccatatttttttgatgatgaattaGAATGCTGGGAAGGTAGGGATTGCACAATTTCAGGAAGGTTTAAGTTTTCAGCATCAGAAggaattcaattaattaaagaaagcATTTGTTTACACCCCAAAACTGAATCGATTATGATATTCATCACAAAAAATCCAGGAGATTTCGCTAATGAGGAAAATAATATGGGTATCAAGCTCCTTAAAAGACAATATAAGATGTTGAAATCCAGTATTTGCTTTTTTgaaaaacaagaaattaataaatattatgaaTACCCACTAAGCCCAACAAATCGTAATATAAACAATAGTTTGAATTTACAGACAAGTTGGAAGACtctaaaaatattttggttCGAAGAGTGTAATTTGATAGGGAAGGAGGGAACATTTTTAGCACTTGGAGTAGAAATGCCTTTTAGAAGAAGTTTGTCATCATTAATGATTCCAGGAAACTATTTTGACTTTAATGCTCTAGCTGATACTAAGCTAAACTATATAATAGGGTTAATCAACTTggtaattaaatatatttcagTTATTAGAAATGTATTTTGTAACACTTTTTATTTACCCGTCTTTCTTTCAACCGATTCAATTCTTTTGGATATAGAAAGATCCATTGAAGAAAGCATTCTGAATATTACTGAAATAACCATAACCGACATTGgtgaaaaatcaaatttagaTATAATAGAATACTCGACTTTTGGGAATCCAGATTGTCTTTATCCAATacttaatatttgtaaaaaTAATAGGTACTTAAGTCCTGAAATAGCAATTTCCTATTTTATTGAATGTTTCTTAAGGAAGAATAGAGAAAACAGCCCAATGaaaattgagaaaatacaaaatatttatgattGCTTTGAcccaaatattttgaaaagcGCTGTAAATGAAAGAATTCTAAACAAATGGCAacctttaattttttctggtgatataatatttcaagataaaaacaataatgTTTATAATGCTTTGAATAATCAAGATAAGATTACAGATTTGattattcaaaagaaagtaaatttaattgTAAAGATTGGAATGCCATCAATTGTCTTCTCTCTTGGTTTGCTAATTTCGAATATTTTTGGAGGTAAGGACCTTTTTGTTTCATGtgataatgatattttGCATTCTGTTGATTGTTTATGCGAATGGAATTCCTGCGGTGATTTTGTCCCATTTATTGGAAGAGTTAAAGAAGGCAATGTGATGAACTCTCTTTCTGGAAGAAGAAACCAATCTGTAGAAGACATTATGCCAGAACTTAATCCTAAAAGTGGATCTCATCCTCACACCTTGCAGCTCAACAACAAAATCCAAAAGCTCTTGTGGGGCTGTCTTAATTTCACTCCATGCCAGAGATTAACACTTGCTCAAGTCGAACATGAGCTTAGACGTATAAACGATGATTTAGCATTTATCTATCAACAAAGGATAAATAAGTTTGACACTAAATCAACTCGGAGCGTAAGGTGGattaataaacttaaaGCTaatcttaaaaaaaatgataaatctAGATCATCCgagaataatattaatattaatgtgtga
- a CDS encoding methylase, whose translation MVDSTIVDVNTKKRKRKKISQDSQVNELTFFENEYKKNVESNMKSSFTGNELVIIKGEISSWLNLVSNSSLFSSGIENIMNSMGNKELFRGIIVTRRITNLPIRYTNMPGSIIPNLCKNSLYSVSERFPCTPLNSEFEKENFERISFDIEKFKENDRELEEALFGVLDSPKNIKEGSEFLINKKRKKETKVNVDFLKKNLSIFPGNVGREYLVFQKYDDGIILDGDAIMDATPEILSQHIARRLRGCTVLDACGGVGSNTIAFSQHCKRVISVEISNSRTLICKHNSQIYKLYGDQSWNNTESNVRDKNSIDAIRDSGSPTLHFNIAHSIDDSYNLSMYFDPKSNIVFVNGDILDFCDWYQNHSHNKYDFKSFSIAKQVFNNFENFEWAFASPPWGGYSYNGFKHFNLENNSSLNYKEMIIRLSSVANNIALFLPRNTNITEFSALLSILGFYAIEIEAIRDTRFNYILGIVLYSVRTRSKFKLQYLFGQNIDSISHSISKRLISFTEHILRKSKLDRGESVDEQNISKLGIKKISKFGKKIERQIKKKGLEPMMAITYLLNYILHRDDYGTNLYLPNCSNNIFLVAGNNQDITQTEGLKIKRKYKKYIRKIIEELENGN comes from the coding sequence ATGGTAGATTCAACTATAGTGGATGTTAATACAAAAAAgaggaaaagaaagaagattTCACAAGATAGTCAAGTAAATGAGCTGACTTTTTTCGagaatgaatataaaaaaaatgttgaatCAAACATGAAAAGTTCATTTACAGGAAATGAATTGGTTATAATTAAAGGGGAAATAAGTTCTTGGCTGAATTTagtttcaaattcatcGCTTTTTTCTTCTGGAATTGAGAATATTATGAATTCTATGGGTAATAAAGAGCTATTTAGGGGAATAATTGTTACAAGGAGGATAACAAATTTGCCAATCAGATATACAAATATGCCCGGATCTATCATTCCCAATTTATGTAAAAATTCACTATACTCTGTTTCTGAGAGGTTTCCTTGCACACCGCTCAattcagaatttgaaaaagaaaactttgaaagaatttcatttgatattgaaaaatttaagGAAAACGATCGTGAATTAGAAGAAGCTCTTTTTGGAGTATTAGATAGtccaaaaaatattaaagaggGAAGTgaatttcttattaataaaaaaaggaaGAAAGAAACAAAGGTAAACGttgattttttgaaaaaaaatctatCTATTTTCCCAGGTAATGTTGGAAGAGAGTATCTTGTATTTCAAAAGTATGATGATGGAATCATTTTGGATGGAGATGCAATAATGGATGCAACTCCCGAAATTCTTTCTCAGCACATAGCTAGAAGATTAAGAGGCTGCACAGTATTGGATGCATGCGGAGGAGTTGGTAGTAACACAATAGCATTTTCTCAGCATTGTAAACGCGTAATTTCAGTAGAAATTTCAAACTCTAGAACTCTGATTTGTAAACATAACTCACAAATATATAAGTTGTATGGAGATCAATCTTGGAATAATACTGAAAGCAATGTTAGAGATAAAAATTCTATTGATGCAATTAGAGATTCTGGATCTCCTACACTACATTTTAATATAGCACATTCAATTGATGACAGTTATAATTTAAGCATGTACTTTGACCCTAAAAGCAATATAGTTTTTGTTAATGGCGatattttagatttttgTGATTGGTACCAAAACCATAGCcataataaatatgattttaaatcattttcaatcGCCAAGCAAGTATTTAacaattttgaaaattttgaatggGCTTTTGCCTCTCCTCCATGGGGCGGATATTCATACAATGGTTTTAAACATTTTAATTTAGAGAATAATTCATCTTTGAATTATAAAGAGATGATTATCCGTCTTTCTTCAGTTGCAAACAATATTGCATTGTTTTTGCCTAGGAATACAAACATAACGGAATTTTCAGCATTGCTTTCAATTCTTGGGTTTTATGCCATAGAAATAGAAGCAATTCGTGATACAAGGTTTAACTATATATTAGGGATAGTTTTATATTCTGTAAGAACCAGATCCAAGTTTAAAttgcaatatttatttggacaaaatattgattcGATTAGTCattctatttcaaaaagattaataTCCTTTACTGAACATATTCTAAGAAAGTCAAAATTAGATAGAGGTGAAAGCGTTGATGAacaaaatatatcaaagctaggaattaagaaaatatcAAAGTTTGGAAAAAAGATTGAGAGgcaaataaagaaaaaaggaTTAGAGCCAATGATGGCTATTACATATTTACTCAACTATATATTACATAGGGATGACTATGGCACAAATCTTTACCTACCAAATTgttcaaataatatctttctAGTAGCTGGTAATAATCAAGATATAACTCAAACTGAAggtttaaaaataaaaagaaaatacaaaaaatatataagaAAGATTATTGAGGAGCTCGAGAATGGAAATTAA
- a CDS encoding steroid reductase like intregral membrane protein with 4x transmembrane domains and an ubiquitin domain at its N-terminus (transcripts identified by EST), with the protein MDMDSTMEESQSDSIIRIYVKKRSGKHLAVLNIDKDATVSDLKLQFYEEFHYYPERQWFNVASSNGEVLKEGKLEDYGIENGTTLYFKDLGVQISWRLVFFIEYLGPIIIFPIFYFFPTLIYGEPAPPKSISQKLTFALALCHYIKREIETCFVHRFSNATMPIIRLPINCFHYWFIFGASVGYYTFHPKFSPPEFSPVTLYFIAILMCVFESLNFNSHLVLRKLRDRGTKKRGIPYGSGFDLVSCANYFWETLSWICFSFIANCATCWLYTLIAFIQMSQWALKKHRNYHKEFANYPKHRKAIVPFFL; encoded by the coding sequence ATGGATATGGATTCAACAATGGAGGAATCCCAGTCTGACTCAATCATACGAATATATGTAAAAAAACGTAGTGGGAAACATCTTGCAGTGTTAAATATAGATAAGGATGCTACTGTTAGTGACCTAAAGCTACAATTTTACGAAGAGTTTCACTATTATCCAGAAAGGCAATGGTTTAATGTTGCAAGCTCAAATGGAGAGGTGCTTAAAGAAGGAAAATTAGAGGACTATGGAATTGAAAATGGCACCACTTTGTATTTCAAAGATTTAGGTGTCCAAATTTCATGGAGGTTAGTATTCTTTATAGAATATCTTGGCccaattataatttttccaattttttattttttcccAACATTAATTTATGGGGAACCTGCTCCTCCAAAGAGTATTTCTCAAAAGCTTACTTTTGCTCTGGCTTTATGCcattatattaaaagagaAATTGAAACATGTTTTGTTCACAGGTTTTCGAATGCAACGATGCCCATTATTAGACTTCCAATAAATTGTTTCCATTACTGGTTTATTTTTGGAGCTTCTGTTGGATACTACACATTTCATCCAAAGTTCTCACCTCCGGAATTTTCCCCCGTAACCCTATACTTTATTGCCATTTTAATGTGTGTCTTTGAGTCTCTGAACTTTAACTCTCATTTGGTTTTGAGAAAATTAAGAGATAGAGGTACGAAAAAAAGAGGCATTCCCTATGGTTCTGGCTTTGATCTTGTTTCATGCGCGAATTACTTCTGGGAAACACTTTCATGGATATGTTTTAGCTTTATTGCAAATTGTGCTACTTGTTGGCTTTACACTTTAATTGCATTTATTCAAATGTCACAATGGGCATTGAAGAAACACAGAAATTATCATAAAGAATTCGCTAACTATCCAAAACATAGGAAGGCCATTGTACCTTTTTTCTTGTGA
- a CDS encoding DNA replication licensing factor MCM4 like AAA+ ATpase — KNMEDEKSVANSDGIMFDASMSAANDGYSQLDGSSIGQSIRTIGSAGKLSRTDLGDTARIRGERYASSCNASSLNESEIVKKHLNSVEIGGEVEFKELFSTFLKSYIAKDGDSIAEYSTSKGSNSMIDGGTSTYMTLLKKLLEAQLTIEGENDNKNGSHSSGYSFDISLRHIEDFNKGLYYTIVSAPSDAIVFMDEVIESEIESILGDDFLKEFALPKVRVFDNINICNMREVNPSDIEQLVSIRGIVIRCSDIIPEMQKAVFRCTSSYNANGLHTNCDHREYRLLIGGEIDEPTLCPVCNNNYSFELMHNLCQFSNKQILKIQELPDTIPPGETPHTILGYVYDEMVDCCRPGDRIEFNGIVKVSGVRQVAKRRQLMSVFRTYIDILHVNKNTCNMLYSVVGNSAGEMSEIDNGIQSIDGQNINSVEKNNLFTKEMIEQFHAMSKDPMLYDKLSRSIAPSIWENDDVKKGLLCQLFGGSRKNLLKAASEMVAGLDGQNCSSSNSLEYKQPNNSSLNRSEINILLCGDPSTAKSQLLQYIHKITPRGYYISGKGSSAVGLTAYITKDPETKEIVLESGALVLSDRGICCIDEFDKMDDSSRSILHEAMEQQTVSIAKAGIICSLNARVAILASANPISSRYDPKKSVVENINLPPSLMSRFDLIYLMLDKQSEESDKRLAEHLCALYTSYNSNEKPASSAIFDKVTLSRYISYCRQNCNPKLSTDACNKLVQNYISMRRQGSTGGSLQRQKTITATPRQLESLIRISESLARMELSEWVKKSHVDEATRLMMSATYSALVDPTTGLIDMEQLTIGFGGRERMIQAKINKILLEILSNNPDGISKDGIFNKIMEQLKTGNSSEFNQFDYRKEFDACLDTLVISGSIRKISGQKYKLS; from the coding sequence aaaaatatggaaGATGAAAAAAGTGTTGCAAACAGCGATGGGATTATGTTTGATGCTTCTATGAGCGCAGCGAATGATGGGTATTCCCAATTGGACGGAAGCTCAATAGGCCAAAGTATAAGAACAATTGGGAGTGCAGGAAAGCTTTCAAGAACGGACTTAGGCGATACGGCCAGAATTAGAGGCGAACGTTATGCGTCCAGTTGTAATGCATCTTCTTTGAATGAGTCGGAAATAGTAAAAAAACATTTGAACAGCGTTGAAATTGGAGGTGAAGTTGAATTTAAGGAGTTattttcaacttttttaaaaagCTACATTGCAAAAGATGGAGATTCAATTGCAGAGTACAGTACTTCAAAAGGGAGCAATTCAATGATTGATGGTGGGACATCAACATATATGACtcttttaaagaaattattagaagCGCAACTCACAATTGAGGGTGAAAATGATAACAAAAATGGATCTCACTCATCTGGATATAGCTTTGATATCAGCTTGAGACACATTGAAGACTTTAACAAGGGTCTTTATTACACTATTGTATCCGCTCCAAGCGATGCGATAGTATTTATGGATGAAGTTATTGAATCTGAAATTGAGTCAATTCTAGGTGATGATTTTCTAAAAGAATTTGCACTTCCAAAAGTACGtgtatttgataatattaatatttgtaatatgAGGGAAGTAAACCCATCGGATATTGAGCAACTTGTTAGCATTCGTGGAATAGTAATTCGCTGTTCAGACATTATTCCAGAGATGCAAAAGGCGGTATTCAGATGTACTAGTTCTTATAATGCAAACGGTTTGCACACAAACTGTGACCACAGAGAGTATCGTTTATTGATAGGGGGAGAGATTGATGAGCCTACTCTGTGCCCTGTTTGTAATAACAACTACTCATTTGAGCTTATGCACAATTTATGCCAATTTTCTAACAagcaaatattaaagatcCAAGAGCTTCCTGATACTATACCACCAGGTGAGACCCCACACACAATTTTAGGTTATGTATATGATGAAATGGTTGATTGCTGCCGTCCAGGCGATAGAATAGAGTTTAATGGAATAGTTAAGGTATCCGGAGTCAGACAGGTGGCTAAAAGAAGGCAGCTAATGTCAGTATTTAGAACCTATATCGACATTTTACATGTAAACAAAAACACATGTAATATGCTCTATTCTGTAGTTGGTAATTCTGCTGGAGAAATGTCAGAGATAGACAATGGAATACAGTCCATAGATGGTCAGAACATTAATTCTGTTGAGAAAAACAATCTTTTTACAAAAGAAATGATTGAGCAGTTTCACGCAATGTCTAAGGATCCAATGCTTTATGATAAACTCTCTAGGTCAATCGCTCCAAGTATTTGGGAGAATGATGATGTAAAAAAAGGTTTATTATGCCAACTTTTTGGAGGAAGTAGGAAAAACCTACTGAAGGCAGCATCAGAAATGGTGGCTGGTCTAGATGGTCAGAATTGCTCATCTTCTAACTCTTTAGAATATAAACAGCCAAATAACTCCTCTCTTAATAGGagtgaaataaatattctctTATGTGGAGATCCAAGTACTGCAAAATCTCAGCTACTTCAGTATATCCACAAAATTACCCCAAGAGGTTATTACATTAGTGGAAAGGGTAGTTCTGCTGTTGGTCTGACAGCTTACATTACAAAAGACCCCGAAACTAAGGAGATTGTGCTAGAAAGTGGAGCACTAGTTTTGAGTGACAGAGGTATATGTTGCattgatgaatttgacAAAATGGATGATTCTTCAAGAAGTATTTTGCATGAGGCAATGGAACAACAAACAGTAAGCATTGCAAAAGCAGGTATTATCTGTTCACTAAATGCAAGAGTTGCTATTCTTGCCTCTGCAAATCCAATCTCAAGTCGTTATGATCCTAAAAAGAGTGTTGTTGAAAACATCAATCTTCCGCCATCATTGATGTCTAGGTTTGACCTAATTTATCTAATGCTTGACAAGCAGAGCGAAGAGTCTGATAAAAGGCTTGCAGAACACCTATGTGCGCTTTATACATCCTATAACTCAAACGAAAAACCCGCAAGCTCAGCCATTTTTGATAAAGTCACTCTTTCTAGGTATATAAGTTACTGCCGACAAAATTGCAATCCAAAACTATCAACTGATGCGTGCAACAAGTTGGTGCagaattatatttcaatGAGAAGACAGGGTTCTACTGGTGGCAGCTTGCAGAGACAGAAAACAATCACTGCTACTCCAAGACAGCTAGAAAGCCTAATCCGTATTTCGGAATCTCTGGCCAGAATGGAACTTTCCGAATGGGTTAAGAAATCGCACGTGGATGAGGCAACTAGACTAATGATGTCTGCAACCTATAGCGCATTAGTTGACCCAACTACAGGATTGATCGACATGGAACAGCTGACTATTGGTTTTGGAGGAAGAGAAAGAATGATACAAGCGaagataaataaaattttgcTTGAGATCCTCAGCAATAATCCTGATGGAATCTCCAAGGATGGAATCTTCAACAAAATCATGGAACAACTCAAGACAGGGAATTCAAGTGAATTTAACCAATTTGACTATAGAAAGGAGTTTGATGCTTGCCTGGACACATTAGTGATAAGTGGAAGTATTAGAAAGATTTCAGGACAGAAATACAAACTATCATAA
- a CDS encoding hypothetical protein (similar to tRNA splicing 2' phosphotransferase), which yields MTKTSNVLISKKLTWLLRHGDPAKTGLNMRNDGYVEVNEILKQTCISLEKLHYIVENDPKGRFRIIDENGKNLIRANQGHSLSFIEDEKLLARFEIDNNSEFIQRIIIHGTYLDKWKNIKINGLSRMSRSHIHFVSATNFKLESIKQGSKISEDMCIDQIVREMCNYKCTAGIRPNCEVLVFIDVVNCVTNSAEYKFYLSDNGVVLTRGNSQGIIDSTMFLFCIDIKNGEILLNNINNEHKITEIVRFIVNSAR from the coding sequence atgACGAAAACCTCAAATGTGCTTATTTCAAAGAAGTTAACTTGGCTACTTAGACATGGAGATCCAGCAAAGACTGGACTAAATATGAGAAATGATGGGTATGTAGAAGTTAACGAGATTTTGAAGCAAACCTGTATTTCTCTTGAAAAATTACACTATATTGTAGAAAATGATCCTAAAGGTAGATTTAGAataattgatgaaaatggAAAAAATTTGATCCGTGCTAACCAAGGCCATTCTCTTTCATTTATAGAAGATGAAAAACTTTTGGCTagatttgaaattgataataattcggaatttattcaaagaataattaTACATGGCACATATTTAGATAAAtggaaaaatattaaaataaatggGCTAAGTCGTATGAGTAGATCTCATATCCACTTTGTTTCCGCTACCAATTTTAAATTGGAATCTATAAAGCAAGGTTCAAAAATTTCGGAAGATATGTGCATTGACCAAATTGTTAGGGAAATGTGCAATTATAAGTGTACAGCAGGTATTAGGCCAAACTGTGAAGTATTAGTGTTTATTGATGTTGTAAACTGTGTTACTAATAGCGCTGAATATAAATTCTATCTATCAGATAATGGTGTAGTTTTAACAAGAGGCAATTCTCAAGGAATAATTGATTCAACAATGTTTCTTTTTTGTATTGATATAAAAAATGGGGAAATATTACTAAATaacattaataatgaaCATAAAATTACTGAAATAGTTAGATTTATTGTTAATTCAGCCCGATAA
- a CDS encoding protein with 2 EFh, which yields KLIIFRLDMDLSIKNENSLANFTSEELTCYETWYKIIQHFSDKYPSSSEPINHHDIPKFGMITARFLKTSGIPKDVLHDIWQIVDTENKGILGFSDFGNACRLVSFFQHEKIFPNQHMLSKIPLKLAYFNISKFWEEAEKAVKVDEQDINSIINSYFSDTSHISDCLKRFKDLDEKKSGYLDGITIFNKYISSNLVRKELKQIWDFSDLDEDGKLSAAEFIIFNTLVKVSIERNISINSGVSKQSMLIVINKIIEMESEYKGTDYRNILKLRENNLIQFTPAEEKEVEKLKSEIEMLNGEIDDFKQAKNILTRYKESDDQQILKLSEKKLMLMSEHKELIQNLNEKHSEIVKNRDLINYLYQDIKFLKETNNLLSNFDLPKAINVRNGKVGPDTSINKNIPKINTNIGDVVFEKCQNRRYKDWVEFPSRGNHV from the coding sequence aaattaataatctttCGTTTAGATATGGATTTATCTATTAAAAACGAAAATAGTTTGGCAAATTTCACGAGCGAAGAGTTAACATGCTACGAAACATGgtataaaataattcagCATTTCAGCGACAAATATCCTTCCAGTTCGGAACCGATTAATCACCATGATATTCCAAAGTTTGGGATGATTACGGCTAGGTTTTTAAAAACCTCGGGTATACCTAAGGATGTTCTTCACGATATATGGCAAATTGTTGATACTGAAAATAAAGGAATACTGGGATTTTCAGACTTTGGGAATGCATGCAGACTAGTTTCATTTTTTCAACATGAAAAAATTTTCCCAAATCAACATATGTTATCAAAAATTCCTCTAAAACTTGCATATTTTAACATTTCAAAGTTTTGGGAAGAGGCTGAGAAAGCTGTTAAGGTTGATGAGCAAGATATAAATAGTATAATTAACTCATACTTTTCCGATACTTCGCATATTTCTGATTGCCTGAAAAGGTTCAAGGATTTAGACGAAAAGAAAAGTGGATATCTTGATGGTATTACGATCTTTAACAAGTACATAAGCTCAAATCTTGTTAGAAAAGAGCTTAAACAGATCTGGGACTTCTCTGATTTAGATGAGGATGGAAAGCTTTCGGCTGCAGAATTCATAATCTTCAACACTCTAGTCAAGGTTTCCAtagaaagaaatattagtattaattCAGGTGTTTCTAAACAAAGTATGTTAATTGTGATCaacaaaataatagaaatggAGAGTGAATATAAAGGAACAGATTATAGAAATATTCTCAAGCTCagagaaaataatttaatacaatttaCTCCTGCTGAGGAAAAAGAAGTcgaaaaattaaagagtGAAATTGAGATGTTGAACGGCGAAATTGATGATTTTAAACAGgctaaaaatatattgacACGTTATAAAGAAAGCGACGACCAGCAGATCCTTAAACTAAGCGAGAAAAAATTGATGTTGATGTCCGAACATAAAGAActcattcaaaatttgaacGAAAAACACTCGGAAATAGTAAAGAACAGAGATTTAATTAACTATTTATACCAAGATATTAAATTCCTCaaagaaacaaataatttgttaTCTAATTTCGATCTTCCAAAAGCTATAAATGTTAGAAATGGGAAGGTAGGCCCAGATACGAGTATTAACAAGAACATTCCGAAgattaatacaaatatagGAGATGTTGTATTCGAAAAATGTCAAAATAGGAGGTATAAAGATTGGGTAGAGTTCCCTTCAAGGGGTAATCACGTTTAA